One window from the genome of Streptomyces sp. WZ-12 encodes:
- the sbnA gene encoding 2,3-diaminopropionate biosynthesis protein SbnA → MTAQPLQGILATVGSTPLVELTQFTAAYDLPFRVFAKVERFNPGGSIKDRSALSMLREALRTGEVVPGRTTVIESSSGNLAIGIAQICCYYGLRFVCVVDARTTEQNLAILRAYRAEVEVVTEPDPASGEYLPQRLRRVAQLAAALPDSYVPGQYGNPFNPRAHLETMGEIDRALDGAVDYLFCAAGTTGTLNGCAAYVRQHALPTTVVAVDAVGSRIFGSPVACPRLIPGHGAAVVPALFDPTAADRVVHVGDLEAVVGCRRLVRHEALLAGGSSGALVAALTKSAPDIPPGASCVLVLPDGGDRYLDTIYSDAWVRHHFGEVAHLWAEPASPDAKETVPC, encoded by the coding sequence GTGACCGCGCAACCGCTCCAGGGCATCCTCGCCACGGTGGGCAGCACCCCGCTGGTGGAACTCACCCAGTTCACCGCGGCGTACGACCTCCCCTTCCGGGTGTTCGCCAAGGTCGAGCGCTTCAACCCCGGCGGCAGCATCAAGGACCGCTCGGCGCTCAGCATGCTGCGCGAGGCCCTGCGCACCGGCGAGGTGGTCCCCGGCCGGACCACGGTGATCGAGTCCAGCTCCGGCAACCTCGCCATCGGCATCGCCCAGATCTGCTGCTACTACGGGCTGCGGTTCGTCTGCGTCGTGGACGCCCGCACCACCGAGCAGAACCTGGCGATCCTGCGCGCCTACCGCGCCGAGGTCGAGGTGGTCACCGAGCCCGACCCGGCGTCCGGCGAGTACCTGCCGCAACGGCTGCGCCGGGTGGCGCAGTTGGCCGCGGCGCTGCCCGACTCCTACGTGCCGGGCCAGTACGGCAACCCGTTCAACCCCCGGGCGCACCTGGAGACCATGGGCGAGATCGACCGGGCCCTGGACGGCGCGGTGGACTACCTGTTCTGCGCGGCCGGCACCACGGGCACGCTGAACGGCTGCGCCGCGTACGTACGGCAGCACGCCCTGCCGACGACGGTGGTCGCGGTGGACGCGGTGGGCAGCCGGATCTTCGGCTCGCCGGTGGCCTGCCCCCGGCTCATCCCCGGGCACGGCGCCGCCGTGGTGCCGGCGCTCTTCGACCCCACGGCCGCCGACCGCGTGGTGCACGTCGGCGACCTGGAGGCGGTGGTCGGCTGCCGGCGGCTGGTGCGGCACGAGGCGCTGCTCGCCGGCGGCTCCTCCGGCGCCCTGGTCGCCGCGCTGACCAAGAGCGCGCCGGACATCCCGCCCGGGGCCTCCTGCGTGCTGGTGCTGCCGGACGGCGGCGACCGCTATCTCGACACCATCTACTCCGACGCCTGGGTGCGTCACCACTTCGGCGAGGTCGCGCACCTGTGGGCGGAACCGGCCTCGCCCGACGCGAAGGAGACCGTCCCTTGCTGA
- the sbnB gene encoding 2,3-diaminopropionate biosynthesis protein SbnB, which translates to MLIIRHAEVADLLRGQEQHVLSLVGETYRLHDEGRTALPHSVFLRFPDRPRDRIIGLPAYVGGTDAAAGMKWIASFPGNVADGRARASAAMLLNSMADGTPEALVEASLISAQRTAASAALAAARLVTDPAPRGLALIGTGPINHEVLRFTKAQLPSLREAVVFDLDPARAAVFADRAGELAPDVTVTVADRAEQALGAHPLVSLATSAGEPHLDLAACQPGATVLHVSLRDLTVEAVLGAQNVVDDADHVCRERTSLHLAELATGNRDFIDAPLGALLRGTAAFRRDPQRTAVFSPFGLGVLDLALARWVRDRARADGLGTRIEGFLP; encoded by the coding sequence TTGCTGATCATCCGCCATGCCGAGGTCGCCGACCTCCTGCGGGGCCAGGAGCAGCACGTGCTGTCCCTGGTGGGCGAGACCTACCGCCTGCACGACGAGGGCCGCACCGCCCTGCCGCACTCGGTGTTCCTGCGCTTCCCTGACCGCCCTCGGGACCGGATCATCGGCCTGCCCGCCTACGTGGGCGGCACCGACGCCGCCGCCGGGATGAAGTGGATCGCCAGCTTCCCCGGCAACGTCGCCGACGGCCGGGCCCGCGCCAGCGCCGCCATGCTGCTGAACTCCATGGCGGACGGGACCCCCGAGGCGCTCGTCGAGGCGTCACTGATCTCGGCCCAACGCACCGCGGCCTCCGCCGCGTTGGCCGCCGCCCGCCTCGTCACCGACCCGGCGCCGCGCGGCCTGGCCCTGATCGGCACCGGCCCGATCAACCACGAGGTGCTGCGCTTCACCAAGGCCCAACTCCCCTCCCTGCGCGAGGCGGTGGTCTTCGACCTGGACCCGGCGCGGGCCGCGGTCTTCGCCGACCGGGCCGGGGAGCTGGCGCCCGACGTCACCGTCACCGTCGCCGACCGGGCGGAACAGGCCCTCGGCGCCCACCCGTTGGTCTCCCTGGCGACCTCCGCGGGCGAACCCCACCTGGACCTGGCCGCCTGCCAGCCGGGCGCGACCGTGCTGCACGTCTCGCTCCGCGACCTGACCGTCGAGGCGGTCCTCGGCGCCCAGAACGTGGTCGACGACGCGGACCACGTGTGCCGCGAGCGCACCAGCCTCCACCTGGCCGAACTGGCCACCGGGAACCGGGACTTCATCGACGCGCCGCTGGGCGCCCTGCTGCGCGGCACCGCCGCGTTCCGCCGGGACCCGCAGCGGACCGCGGTCTTCTCCCCCTTCGGCCTCGGCGTCCTCGACCTCGCCCTGGCCCGCTGGGTCCGCGACCGGGCCCGGGCGGACGGCCTGGGCACCCGCATCGAGGGCTTCCTGCCGTAG
- a CDS encoding Gfo/Idh/MocA family protein — protein MFKSTSDRLRIGVMGCADIAWRRTLPAMEGNRAVRITAVASRERRSAARFTDRFGGAPLEGYDALLDRDDVDAVYIPLPGLLHAAWVERALDAGKHVLVEKPLTAGHEDTRRLLARARERGLVLLENYMFLYHSQHTAVHKALAEDAIGELRGFSSAFTIPPKPVGDIRYQRDVGGGAFLDFGGYPVRAAQFFLGSELRVAGAVFRHDRERGVVMSGSVLLCTPQGVPAHLTFGMEHSYRNTYSLSGSTGRLTLDRAFTPPETYQPVMRIERQDHAEQFVLPADHQFANVIDAFVGAVLGERDVTEQQEGSLRQAALIEEIRRNALLVEI, from the coding sequence ATGTTTAAGAGCACGAGCGATCGACTGCGCATCGGGGTCATGGGGTGTGCGGACATCGCCTGGCGGCGGACCCTCCCGGCGATGGAGGGCAACCGCGCGGTGCGGATCACGGCGGTCGCCAGCCGGGAGCGGCGGTCCGCTGCGCGGTTCACCGACCGGTTCGGCGGCGCGCCGCTGGAAGGCTACGACGCCCTGTTGGACCGGGACGACGTCGACGCCGTCTACATCCCGCTGCCCGGCCTGCTGCACGCCGCATGGGTCGAACGGGCCCTGGACGCGGGCAAGCACGTCCTGGTCGAGAAGCCGCTGACGGCCGGCCACGAGGACACCCGGCGGCTGCTGGCCCGGGCCCGCGAGCGGGGCCTGGTGCTGCTGGAGAACTACATGTTCCTCTACCACTCCCAGCACACCGCCGTGCACAAGGCCCTGGCCGAGGACGCCATCGGCGAACTGCGCGGCTTCTCCAGCGCGTTCACCATCCCGCCGAAGCCGGTGGGCGACATCCGCTACCAGCGCGACGTCGGCGGCGGCGCCTTCCTGGACTTCGGTGGCTACCCGGTGCGCGCGGCGCAGTTCTTCCTCGGCAGCGAACTGCGGGTCGCCGGCGCGGTGTTCCGGCACGACCGGGAGCGCGGCGTGGTGATGTCCGGCAGCGTGCTGCTCTGCACGCCCCAGGGCGTTCCGGCCCACCTGACGTTCGGCATGGAGCACTCCTACCGCAACACCTACAGCCTCTCCGGCAGCACCGGACGCCTCACCCTGGACCGGGCGTTCACCCCGCCGGAGACCTACCAGCCCGTGATGCGGATCGAACGGCAGGACCACGCCGAGCAGTTCGTGCTGCCCGCCGACCACCAGTTCGCCAACGTGATCGACGCCTTCGTCGGTGCGGTGCTCGGCGAGCGGGACGTCACCGAGCAGCAGGAGGGCTCGCTGCGGCAGGCCGCGCTGATCGAGGAGATCCGCCGGAACGCGCTGCTGGTGGAGATCTGA
- a CDS encoding dTDP-4-dehydrorhamnose 3,5-epimerase family protein produces MSIKGAYRIVPNRIPDLRGSFFEAFRAETLTEIIGYPFTVGQANYSVSRRNTMRGIHSTFLPPGQAKLVTCVRGAVLDVAVDLRVGSPTFGAYDVTPQDEESGTAVYLADGIGHAFLTLTDNACMNYLCSTAYVPGTMIEVNPLDPDIGIPWGLTEPPVMSEKDASAPTLAEAVAQGLLPTYEECLAHYAALGKRSADA; encoded by the coding sequence ATGTCAATCAAGGGGGCGTATCGCATCGTCCCCAACAGGATCCCGGACCTGCGCGGTTCGTTCTTCGAGGCGTTCCGGGCCGAGACGCTCACGGAGATCATCGGCTATCCCTTCACCGTCGGGCAGGCGAACTACTCCGTCAGCCGCCGGAACACCATGCGCGGCATCCACAGCACCTTCCTGCCGCCCGGCCAGGCCAAGTTGGTCACCTGCGTGCGCGGCGCGGTGCTGGACGTCGCGGTGGACCTGCGGGTCGGCTCGCCCACCTTCGGCGCCTACGACGTGACGCCGCAGGACGAGGAGTCGGGCACCGCGGTGTACCTGGCCGACGGCATCGGCCACGCCTTCCTGACCCTCACCGACAACGCCTGCATGAACTACCTGTGCTCAACGGCGTACGTCCCCGGCACGATGATCGAAGTCAACCCCCTGGACCCGGACATCGGCATCCCCTGGGGCCTCACCGAACCGCCGGTCATGTCGGAGAAGGACGCCTCGGCGCCCACCCTGGCCGAGGCGGTCGCACAGGGGCTGCTTCCCACCTATGAGGAGTGCCTGGCCCACTACGCGGCGCTGGGAAAGCGCTCGGCCGACGCCTGA
- a CDS encoding NDP-hexose 2,3-dehydratase family protein — translation MSLLSTAEFHAWWAERRRAGGFSVERIPFHDLDAWEFDPGTGNLGHASGRFFTVEGLQVRAGGNAGPELWSQPVINQPEIGILGILVKEFDGVLHCLMQAKMEPGNANTIQLSPTVQATRSNYMKVHQGAGTRYLEHFTGPQRGQVLVDVLQSEQGAWFWRKRNRNMVVLATGDVPLHEDFCWLTMDQLRGLMTVDNLVNMDARTVLSCLPFMLPDETEGRSGDAFRDALVRSYQYRGAARSPFVPDSAGSILSWFTEAKTRCDWSARLVPLADVAGWKRDDWEITDEGAENFRIIAVRVAAGTREVTRWTQPLLYPRGEGRAVFLARAIDGVVHLLVRARPEYGLMDQVEMAPTVHLHPGQGLDAVQEDILRDALRPGGGAIRYDQVLSEEGGRFHHALTRYQIVEVGEDFPLDVDPHLCWMTARQLTDLLRHGHYLNIEARSLLTCLLSLA, via the coding sequence GTGAGCCTTCTGTCCACCGCCGAGTTCCACGCCTGGTGGGCCGAGCGCCGCCGGGCGGGCGGGTTCTCGGTGGAGCGCATCCCCTTCCACGACCTGGACGCCTGGGAGTTCGACCCGGGGACCGGCAATCTCGGCCACGCCAGCGGGCGGTTCTTCACCGTCGAGGGGCTCCAGGTCCGCGCCGGCGGCAACGCCGGCCCGGAGCTGTGGTCCCAACCGGTCATCAACCAGCCGGAGATCGGCATCCTCGGCATCCTGGTCAAGGAGTTCGACGGCGTCCTGCACTGCCTGATGCAGGCCAAGATGGAGCCGGGGAACGCCAACACCATCCAGCTCTCGCCCACCGTGCAGGCGACCCGCAGCAACTACATGAAGGTCCACCAGGGCGCCGGCACGCGGTACTTGGAGCACTTCACCGGGCCGCAGCGCGGCCAGGTGCTGGTGGACGTCCTCCAGTCCGAGCAGGGCGCCTGGTTCTGGCGCAAGCGCAACCGGAACATGGTGGTGCTGGCGACCGGGGACGTGCCGCTGCACGAGGACTTCTGCTGGCTCACCATGGACCAGCTCCGTGGGCTGATGACGGTGGACAACCTCGTCAACATGGACGCCCGCACGGTGCTGTCGTGCCTGCCGTTCATGCTCCCGGACGAGACCGAGGGGCGAAGCGGCGATGCGTTCCGGGACGCCCTGGTGCGCTCGTACCAGTACCGGGGCGCGGCGCGGAGCCCGTTCGTGCCGGACAGCGCGGGCTCCATCCTGAGCTGGTTCACCGAGGCGAAGACCCGCTGCGACTGGAGCGCCCGGCTGGTGCCGCTGGCGGACGTCGCCGGGTGGAAGCGCGACGACTGGGAGATCACCGACGAGGGCGCGGAGAACTTCCGCATCATCGCGGTGCGGGTCGCGGCCGGCACCCGGGAGGTCACCCGCTGGACGCAGCCGCTGCTGTACCCGCGGGGCGAGGGCCGGGCGGTGTTCCTGGCCCGCGCCATCGACGGGGTGGTTCACCTGCTGGTGCGGGCCCGGCCCGAGTACGGGCTGATGGACCAGGTGGAGATGGCGCCGACGGTGCATCTGCACCCCGGCCAGGGCCTGGACGCCGTCCAGGAGGACATCCTGCGGGACGCCCTGCGGCCCGGCGGCGGCGCCATCCGCTACGACCAGGTCCTCTCGGAGGAGGGCGGGCGGTTCCACCACGCGCTGACCCGCTATCAGATCGTCGAGGTCGGCGAGGACTTCCCGCTCGACGTGGACCCGCACCTGTGCTGGATGACGGCGCGGCAGCTCACCGACCTCCTGCGCCACGGCCACTACCTCAACATCGAGGCCCGCTCGCTGCTCACCTGCCTGCTGAGCCTCGCGTGA
- a CDS encoding DegT/DnrJ/EryC1/StrS family aminotransferase, whose translation MTQHVWGYLPEYDKERADILDAVDTVFGSGQLVLGRSVKGFEREFADYHGLGHCVGVDNGTNAIVLGLRALGVGPGDEVITVSNTAAPTVIAIDAVGATPVFVDVDPDTYLMEVDQVAAALTPRTRCLLPVHLYGQCVDMAPLKELAAKHGLVVLEDCAQAHGARHHGRLAGTMGDAAAFSFYPTKVLGAYGDAGATVTDDAALDARLRRLRFYGMEDRYYVVETPGHNARLDEVQAEILRRKLTRLDDYVARRRSIADRYAAAFAGTDLVTPVTAPGNDHVYYVYVCRHPRRDQLLEGLKAHDIALNISYPWPVHTQSGFAHLGYAKDALPVTSRVAEEIFSLPMYPSLTDAEQERVIDAVFDVMGRL comes from the coding sequence ATGACCCAGCATGTGTGGGGTTACCTGCCGGAGTACGACAAGGAACGCGCGGACATTCTCGACGCGGTGGACACGGTGTTCGGCTCCGGGCAGTTGGTGCTGGGGAGGAGCGTCAAGGGCTTCGAGCGGGAGTTCGCCGACTACCACGGCCTCGGCCACTGCGTCGGCGTCGACAACGGCACCAACGCCATCGTCCTGGGCCTGCGCGCCCTGGGCGTCGGCCCCGGCGACGAGGTGATCACGGTCTCCAACACCGCGGCGCCCACCGTCATCGCGATCGACGCCGTCGGCGCCACCCCGGTCTTCGTCGACGTGGACCCCGACACCTACCTGATGGAGGTCGACCAGGTCGCCGCGGCCCTCACCCCGCGCACCCGCTGCCTGCTCCCGGTGCACCTGTACGGCCAGTGCGTCGACATGGCGCCGCTCAAGGAGCTGGCCGCCAAGCACGGCCTGGTCGTCCTGGAGGACTGCGCGCAGGCGCACGGCGCCCGCCACCACGGCCGGCTCGCCGGAACGATGGGCGACGCCGCGGCGTTCTCCTTCTACCCGACCAAGGTGCTCGGCGCGTACGGCGACGCCGGCGCCACGGTGACCGACGACGCGGCCCTCGACGCCCGGCTGCGGCGGCTGCGCTTCTACGGCATGGAGGACCGCTACTACGTCGTCGAGACGCCCGGCCACAACGCCCGCCTCGACGAGGTGCAGGCGGAGATCCTGCGCCGCAAGCTCACCCGCCTCGACGACTACGTCGCCCGCCGCCGGTCCATCGCCGACCGGTACGCGGCGGCGTTCGCCGGCACCGACCTGGTCACCCCGGTGACCGCGCCGGGCAACGACCACGTCTACTACGTCTACGTCTGCCGCCACCCGCGCCGGGACCAGCTCCTGGAGGGCCTCAAGGCCCACGACATCGCGCTGAACATCAGCTACCCGTGGCCGGTGCACACCCAGTCCGGCTTCGCCCACCTCGGCTACGCCAAGGACGCGCTGCCGGTCACCAGCCGGGTCGCCGAGGAGATCTTCTCGCTGCCGATGTACCCGTCGCTGACCGACGCGGAGCAGGAGCGGGTCATCGACGCGGTGTTCGACGTCATGGGAAGGCTCTGA
- a CDS encoding GNAT family N-acetyltransferase encodes MLFPHTETDRVSLRPAGPQDAPEAYRILFALGAAGLPVLDTFVKNFGEGLSACFLVHDKGTDEVVGLSTVSTATSAGHARIEVHLAGPAAAELAGDVHALTVNFAFAMWRLRKVYVHRTSPDAAGLGLGAATADLVRAEAVLPDHTYFHGRLWDVHLLAVHREDWNTHGVPLLKQIG; translated from the coding sequence ATGTTGTTTCCGCACACCGAGACCGACCGGGTCTCCTTGCGTCCGGCCGGTCCGCAGGACGCCCCCGAGGCATACCGGATCCTCTTCGCATTGGGGGCCGCGGGACTTCCCGTGCTGGATACCTTCGTCAAGAATTTCGGCGAGGGGCTCTCGGCGTGCTTCCTGGTCCACGACAAGGGCACCGACGAGGTCGTCGGGCTCAGCACGGTGTCCACCGCCACGTCCGCCGGGCACGCCCGGATCGAGGTCCACCTCGCCGGGCCGGCGGCCGCCGAACTCGCCGGCGACGTCCACGCGTTGACGGTCAACTTCGCCTTCGCCATGTGGCGGCTGCGCAAGGTCTACGTCCACCGGACGTCACCGGACGCCGCCGGGCTCGGCCTCGGGGCGGCCACCGCCGACCTGGTGCGCGCCGAGGCGGTGCTGCCCGACCACACGTATTTCCACGGCAGGTTGTGGGACGTCCACCTCCTCGCCGTCCACCGTGAGGACTGGAACACCCACGGTGTGCCCCTGCTCAAGCAGATCGGCTGA
- a CDS encoding MbtH family protein, with translation MDDHSSDPIYRVVRNDEEQHSIWWADRPLPAGWYAEGTEGSREECLRHIDTVWTDMRPLSLRRRMERSAAD, from the coding sequence ATGGACGACCACAGCAGCGACCCCATCTACCGCGTGGTCCGCAACGACGAGGAACAGCACTCGATCTGGTGGGCCGACCGGCCGCTGCCGGCCGGCTGGTACGCCGAGGGGACCGAAGGCAGCCGTGAGGAGTGCCTGCGCCACATCGACACGGTGTGGACCGACATGCGCCCGCTGAGCCTGCGCCGCCGGATGGAACGGTCCGCCGCCGACTGA